A segment of the Campylobacter vulpis genome:
TCTTGGTATCAATTCTAAAATTGTGGAAAAATACTTTAGCTCCACAACTTCACGCATAGAGGGCATTGACTTAGAAGACATCGAAAAAGAAACGCTAAAACTTCACAATGAGGCTTTTAAAGACAAAAGCAAGGCTTTAGACTCACTTGGAATTCACGGCTTTAGAAGCGAAAAAGAGGAGCATTTAATCGACCCTTTAGCCATCTTTCATCTTCAACAAGCCTGCAAAAATAAAGATTATGAAAGTTTTAAAAAATACTCACACATCATCAACAATAAGCAAATTCATTTAAGATCTTTAATGGAATTTGACTTTAGCGAGGCGATTAACATCGATGAGGTTGAAAGCGTAGAAAGCATAATGAAACGCTTTCGCACAGGGGCTATGAGCTATGGCTCTATTTCAAAAGAAGCACACGAGTGCTTGGCACAGGCGATGAATCAAATCGGTGCACAGTCAAATTCAGGCGAGGGCGGCGAAGATGAAAGCCGCTACGAAAAAGAAAATTTGATGAAAAATTCCGCTATCAAACAAGTAGCTAGTGGGCGTTTTGGTGTGGATTTAAACTACCTCAACCACGCAAAAGAATTGCAAATCAAAGTTGCACAAGGTGCAAAGCCGGGCGAGGGAGGACAGCTTATGGGCTTTAAAGTCTATCCTTGGATAGCTAAGGCTAGACACTCAACCCCGGGCGTTACCCTCATCTCTCCGCCACCGCATCACGATATTTACTCCATAGAGGACTTAGCACAGCTTATTTATGATTTAAAAAACGCAAATAAAGACGCAAAAATTTCCGTCAAGCTTGTCAGTGAAAATGGCATAGGCACGGTCGCAGCCGGAGTGGCTAAAGCAGGAGCGAATTTAATCCTTGTTTCAGGCTATGACGGAGGCACAGGAGCAAGTCCAAGGACTTCTATCCCACACGCTGGAATCCCGTGGGAGCTAGGACTTGCCGAAACGCACCAAACATTGATTTTAAACGGCTTAAGAGAAAGGGTAAGGCTAGAAACGGACGGGAAATTAATGAGTGGACGTGATTTAGCCATAGCCGCACTTTTAGGAGCGGAGGAATTTGGCTTTGCAACCGCCCCTTTAATCGTAATGGGCTGCACAATGATGAGGGTTTGCCACTTAAATACCTGTCCTTTTGGAATCGCAACGCAAGATGTGGAGCTTAGAAAGCGTTTTAAAGGTAAGGTTGATGAGGTAGTTGCTTTTATGCACTTCATCGCACAAGAATTAAGAGAATATATGGCAAGACTAGGCTTTAAAAATGTTGATGAAATGATAGGTCGGGTCGATAAACTCCGTCAAAAAGAAACAAGCACAAAGGCGAACAAGCTTAATTTAGATAGAATCTTAAAAGCCCTGCCAACTTATAATAAAACCGCCGTGCATTTTAAAGAACATAAGGATAATAAGCTTGAAAAAACCATTGATTATAGAATTTTACTTCCTCTTTGTAAGCAAGCTGTATCCAACAAAAAGCCCATAAAACTTAGCCTTGAAGTGGGTAATCAAAGTCGAACTTTTGCTACTATGCTTTCAAGTGAGCTTTTAAAAAGTTATGGAAAAGACGCTTTGAAAGACGAGCAAATTCAAATCACCGCCATAGGTAATGCAGGAAACAGCTTTGGAGCATTTTTGCTAAAGGGCATAAAGCTTGAAATCATCGGTGATAGTAATGATTATCTAGGCAAGGGCTTAAGTGGAGGGAAAATCATCGCAAAAAGTTCTTCTAAAGCAAGTTTTAGCCCTGAAGAAAATATCATAGCAGGAAATGCTTGTCTTTATGGAGCAACTGAAGGAGAGGTGTATTTAGACGGCATAGCTGGGGAGAGATTTTGCGTAAGAAATTCGGGTGCTAAAGCCGTAGTTTTAGGCACGGGAGTGCATGGCTGTGAATATATGACAGGAGGGCTTGTAGTGGTGCTTGGCGATGTGGGGGTGAATTTTGCCGCTGGAATGAGTGGGGGCGTAGTGTATGTGCTAGGTAGGCACAATGAAGCAAATGTCAATAAAGAGCTAGTTGATGTCAAAGAGCTTAATGCAAAAGATGAAAAAGAGCTTAAAACAATGATACAAAAGCACATTGACTACACAAATTCAAAAAAGGCAAGAGAGCTTTTAAATCGTTTTGATAAAAAAGACTTTTTTAAGATTATGCCACGAGATTATGAAAAAATGTTAAAACATTTAGAAAGTTTTAAGGGAGAAAAAGCACAGGAATTAAAGGCTTTTGAAAAATTTATACAGGAGATGAGGGGTTAAGATTGAGGTTAAAAATTTGTGATATTGATAAAAATGCGATTGCAAGTTATCAAGCAAATCACCCTTATACTAAAACGATTTGCAAAGATATATGTGAGCTTAATAATGCTGAATTAAAAGAGTTTAGCAACATAGATATTTTGCTTGGTGGTCCCCCTTGTCGATGTATCCACCCACGAAATTCTAGAGCTTTAAACAATACCGCTCATAAAATTATTTTAAATGGCTATTGAAAGAAAAACCGCCTAAATTTGATATAAAGGAGTAAAAATGGGAAATGTGAGAGGATTTTTAGACTTTAAAAAAGCAAATAATCAAAAAATAGCCCCTAGTGAGCGGGTTAAGAATTTCAAAGAATTCGTCAAGCCTTTAGATAAAAAAGAGCGTGAAATTCAAGCGGGGCGTTGTATGGATTGTGGGGTGGCATTTTGTCATACAGGTAAAATGAGCGAGGGCAAAGACATAGGTTGTCCGTTAAATAATCTTATCCCTGAGTGGAACGACTTGCTTTACCGCTCTTTATGGGAAGAAGCCTTTAAGCGTTTAGAATTAACAAATCCTTTCCCCGAATTTACAGGGCGTGTGTGTCCTGCACCTTGTGAGGATTCTTGCGTGTGTGCGATTAATGGCGAAAGTGTGAGTATAAAGGATAATGAATTAGCCTTAGCGGAAAACGCCTTTAAAGAAGGTTTCATCACGCCTTTAAAGCCTCAAAAGTATAATGGTAAAAAAATAGCCATCATAGGTAGCGGTCCAGCAGGACTTGCCTGTGCGTATTCTTTAAATTTGTTAGGTTATAAGGTAAGCGTGTATGAAAGAAGTGATAAAGCTGGTGGGCTTTTGATGTATGGTATCCCTGATATGAAGCTAGAAAAAAGCGTGGTGCAAAGACGCATAGCCTTACTAGAAAAAAGCGGAGTGGAATTTAAACTTAATCAAAATATCAATAGCAAAGAAAAAGCAAACAAGCTTTTAAAAGAATTTGATGCACTTATTCTTTGCACAGGAGCAAGTGAGCCAAATGCTCTAAATATCAAGGGTAAGGACTTAAATGGCGTAAAATTTGCTATGGATTTTTTAAGTGAAAATACCAAATCCTTGCTTAAAAACTCAAAGCCTGCCACAACAGCTAAAGGTAAAAATGTGCTTGTGATAGGAAGTGGGGATACGAGCGTTGATTGCATCGCAGTGGCGTTAAGGCAGGGAGCTAAAAGTATCACGCGTTTTGAGCGAAGTCCTAAAAAAAGTGAGCTAAGAAGCAAAGATAATCCTTGGCCTCTAAAAGCGGATATTTTTACCACAGATTATGGCTTGGAAGAGGCTAAGGCGGTGTATCAAAAAGATGTAAGAGAGTATCAAAAGCTTACTAAAGAATTTGTAGGTAAGGATAAGCTTGAGGGCGTTTTGGCGAGTGATTTAAAGCGTGAAAATGGCAAAAATGTTGAAATTAAGGGTAGCGAGAAGCTTTATAAGGCGG
Coding sequences within it:
- the gltB gene encoding glutamate synthase large subunit produces the protein MHLNPLENNQNLGLYNPQNEHDACGIAAVANIRGIASYKVICDALEILMNLEHRGGAGAEENSGDGAGILIQLPHDFFKTQDLGFSLPKKGDYAVAQMFLSPNLDAKEEAKKLFLEGLKEKNLEFLGFRAVPFNPSDLGESALKAMPYFLQAFVKRPAKVAAGLEFERLLYATRRLIEKKAFNVPKFYFSSFSSRTIVYKGMLLSTQLSDFYLDFKDVNMKSAIALVHSRFSTNTFPSWERAHPNRYMVHNGEINTINGNVHSIKAREGLMQSDYFENLEELFPIIAKPSSDSAMFDNTLEFLALNGRTLEEAFMMMVPEPWHRNENMPSAKRAFYEYHSVLMEPWDGPAAIVFTDGVIMGASLDRNGFRPSRYYLTKDDFLILSSETGALKIDEKNIKAKKRLEPGKLLLVDTARGRVIADNEIKEHYANAKPYKKWLENLIKLEKQEDTNYTHHFLKQEEILSLQKAFGWSYDELKLSVLAMANSGKEALAAMGVDTPLAVLSKQYQPLFNYFKQLFAQVTNPPLDALREEIVTSTRIYLGREGNLLKPNESNANRVKIQLPIISNEELFKIKNLKNFKVKEFSIIYDYKKKSLENALEELFVKVETEIKKGVCAVILSDRGVSEKMAYIPSLLAVSGLHNYLVRKSLRTHTSIVLESAEPREIHHFACLLGYGATVINPYLVYESIKDLIDKKELKLDYQKAVGNFIKASSAGIVKIASKMGVSTLQSYNGSALFECLGINSKIVEKYFSSTTSRIEGIDLEDIEKETLKLHNEAFKDKSKALDSLGIHGFRSEKEEHLIDPLAIFHLQQACKNKDYESFKKYSHIINNKQIHLRSLMEFDFSEAINIDEVESVESIMKRFRTGAMSYGSISKEAHECLAQAMNQIGAQSNSGEGGEDESRYEKENLMKNSAIKQVASGRFGVDLNYLNHAKELQIKVAQGAKPGEGGQLMGFKVYPWIAKARHSTPGVTLISPPPHHDIYSIEDLAQLIYDLKNANKDAKISVKLVSENGIGTVAAGVAKAGANLILVSGYDGGTGASPRTSIPHAGIPWELGLAETHQTLILNGLRERVRLETDGKLMSGRDLAIAALLGAEEFGFATAPLIVMGCTMMRVCHLNTCPFGIATQDVELRKRFKGKVDEVVAFMHFIAQELREYMARLGFKNVDEMIGRVDKLRQKETSTKANKLNLDRILKALPTYNKTAVHFKEHKDNKLEKTIDYRILLPLCKQAVSNKKPIKLSLEVGNQSRTFATMLSSELLKSYGKDALKDEQIQITAIGNAGNSFGAFLLKGIKLEIIGDSNDYLGKGLSGGKIIAKSSSKASFSPEENIIAGNACLYGATEGEVYLDGIAGERFCVRNSGAKAVVLGTGVHGCEYMTGGLVVVLGDVGVNFAAGMSGGVVYVLGRHNEANVNKELVDVKELNAKDEKELKTMIQKHIDYTNSKKARELLNRFDKKDFFKIMPRDYEKMLKHLESFKGEKAQELKAFEKFIQEMRG
- a CDS encoding DNA cytosine methyltransferase, translated to MRLKICDIDKNAIASYQANHPYTKTICKDICELNNAELKEFSNIDILLGGPPCRCIHPRNSRALNNTAHKIILNGY
- a CDS encoding glutamate synthase subunit beta translates to MGNVRGFLDFKKANNQKIAPSERVKNFKEFVKPLDKKEREIQAGRCMDCGVAFCHTGKMSEGKDIGCPLNNLIPEWNDLLYRSLWEEAFKRLELTNPFPEFTGRVCPAPCEDSCVCAINGESVSIKDNELALAENAFKEGFITPLKPQKYNGKKIAIIGSGPAGLACAYSLNLLGYKVSVYERSDKAGGLLMYGIPDMKLEKSVVQRRIALLEKSGVEFKLNQNINSKEKANKLLKEFDALILCTGASEPNALNIKGKDLNGVKFAMDFLSENTKSLLKNSKPATTAKGKNVLVIGSGDTSVDCIAVALRQGAKSITRFERSPKKSELRSKDNPWPLKADIFTTDYGLEEAKAVYQKDVREYQKLTKEFVGKDKLEGVLASDLKRENGKNVEIKGSEKLYKADLVLLAMGFSGSEKAISVNFGVKFDTKNNIATTNYQSSHEKIFSCGDARTGQSLVVWAIKDGLKCALRVHKELSGE